The Glycine max cultivar Williams 82 chromosome 17, Glycine_max_v4.0, whole genome shotgun sequence genome contains the following window.
GTAGTATTTAGTTAAGAATTTCCTGCCTCATTTCTTTGTCAAACTTCTCGACTAATGTTCTTGCAGCATGGCCATTAAATGTTGTGGGAATTGAACCACATTTCAAATTTCCAAGTTCAATGTCCACTTGGGAGATTGTTATTGCAAATAGCATTTGCTCAAGCGTGATTTCAGATTACTTATGGTAAGTTGAACAAGCTTGAgggaatttttttaaacagtaTTGCCTACAAGATAATAACTGCATTACGCTAATGAACATATGAGTATATGACATATCAAAGTGTCAACATATAATAACTGTTAGACTATATTTCATTCATGCATTTATGGTAGTATGTAGTTATGTACAATACTTACAACTAAATCACATAATACTTCTGTCACATAATACCGACATTTCTAATTAAACTAACACACTAACATTGGCcgacaaaaaaaatcacataatacTTCTGTCACATAAGATAACAGTTATTACACTATTTTCTACTTCATGTCAACAAGTACCATGAATACTGTAACAGGGCACTTTCTATAGTTTGGACAGCTCCTTTGGTTTCTACGTTGGGAATGTCCTTGACAATTCCCGTTGCCATGATAGCTGACATGGTTATACATGGTCGCAAGTACTCTGCAATGTACATCCTTGGATGCATTCAGGTTTGATTTCTCTTTTCCATTATGTATTGTTTAATAGTAATAGAATTTACTCAATGTCTAAAAGTTTCTGACCACTTtagattttcatatatatatatatatatatatatatgtgagagAGATAAGATTGATGActtctataaaaatatttacgcCAACAATGTACAGCAGTTGGCCATCTTATCATGTCTCCTATTCATTGATATATAATagtttaaattgtaattttagtccCCTACAATTCCTAATCTATGGTTTTGGTTCCTTTATTTGTATTTTCGCGATTTTAgtcttcttattttaaaaattctgtaattttgattcaatatttaattttgcttatgtttttttcttttattttggtccAATTGAATCTTAAATCTAACATATTCacttaaaatatcataaaaataattaattaaaatataaaaataaaagaaataatcctatttaaaattgaagattgaactaaaattataaattatagaaagactaaaattataatttatcacaATATGATATGGAGATAAGAAAAATTTCTATTAGATATTTGCTTAAAAATAcgttacataaaaattaaacccaaaatTAATCTTTGATATTTATTATCTGTAGACTAAGGTTTAAACATTCATTTTTTGGTTCTATTGGAAACAGGTTTTTGCAGGATTTACACTAGCAAACCTTTCGGGTAAGATTTCAAGAAGTGATACAGAGTTAAGTACGTGACGTTTTGAGAAGCAGGGGTCTTGTGTATATTAAACAAGGAAGAATATTAGTACAGCCATGAAGTCTTAAACTCTGGGAAATGATGAAGAGTATGAACTGATCAGAGTTCGTTGTTTATAGTGATAGATTTCATATAACACTGACTTTGGTCCATATACAATGACAGTTGAATATAACATAATTCAGTGTCATTGAAAGAATGCTTTGAAACTGACtcatatatcaaataaaaaaaataaataaaaactaggaTTGATGGTACCATCTATACCTATATTATAAATTCGACTTGTCATTTTTGAATGAGTTGATTTTTAGCACTTCTGGATGTGTTATACTTGTGCTTGGTCAATTTATGCTTATATATATTTAGCTCATAAATCAAGGGTCAAATAagctaattttataaaataacaatcaACATATATAGAGAGTTcacatacaaaatataaaactaagaaATTGAGAgctaaaatcattaaaataaaatacgcttttagatatgtttaaaattctttataaataactgaattttattatgaatccctaataaatttattatgactcataacatatttaagtcaataAAACAAGGTCAAGGATATTATACaaacattatcttttctttatatttatatttttttattgtaatttatgaattcaaatatacaccaatattttttttaggcttaaatatattttgattcatgtattttttgtgtttttttttttaattttgatacttcTAAGTTGTTTTGTTTATCTTTAATCctgtaaatatatgtttttttaattttaattcctacaagagtttttttttttttaatctctaaagtcttttcaatcttaattttttaagattctAATTTTATGAGTACTTTGTAAGATTTCATATTAAATTAACCAGTTAAAATATTAGGtaacttttttatttccctAAAGTTTATTCAAATGTTTACGATGGTTAACTAAATagattttattcattttgaagAAATAACATTTCCTGAATTCACGATTTCAaagtatgaaaaatttatttcctACTAAatacttatttcttttttttacttaagcATTTTCAACTTTTCATCTTTTCTCCATAATACATTTCacatttactaatttttttttcctgcaatTCACATTTACATGTAGCATGCCAAAAAGTTATCTTTAGTCATCTTAAACTGctctttctttatatttatcttatctattagtttatccttttcaaattatctttcttttgtatctatattttaattaaatttaaatatattataaaagaattttccaattaattaaaaacatatcattATATTACAAtctaaataatagtaataattattaGAGAAATTATTTTGTAGGAGGAAACAGTAATACCCTCCTTGTGTCCTCCCTGTGCATTTGTTTCACTTTCCCTTCTGAGTTCCGCCGCAGTACCAATTTCCCTCTTTCTTTTGTGTGTAATGTGTAAAACCACGTCGTTTtgcaaaaacaaattttgaaacCTCATATATGCGTTAGCGTTACCCTCTGAAGTCTGAACTGAACACGATCCAGAGAGAACCCCTGCTCCTTAACGACGCCGTTTCGCAAGCATCAATGGAGAAGGGAAAGGGAGTGATGGGATCGGGAGGAAGAAGATGGGGCGTTGACTTCTCCGACAATTCCACTTCTCGCGACATTCCCGATCCTCCCGGTTTCTCTCGCGCTTCTCTCGATCAGGCACAAGCTCTCTATAAccctttcttctctttcaatttcgtcacattttaaaaaaataataataatttcattaaaattgaaattaaaaatcgtGCAGGACGATTCAACGCTAAGTCGCCAGAAGAAGGACGCTGAATCCAACTGGAAAGCCCAGGTTTTTaccaccttcttcttcttctttgttgaggaaataataagaaatttgtttgatttaattgttggtttttatgattattgtatttttttttatcggcaaatgttagtttgtttttatgattttattgttattatgatGTTGTGAACAGAAAGCTTGGGAGGTAGCACAAGCACCTATGAAGAATTTGCTGATGATGGGGTTCATGATGTGGATGGCTGGTAGCACAGTCCACTTGTTTAGCATTGGAATCACTTTCTCAGCCCTTTGGCAACCCATCAGTGCCCTACAGAGCGTGGGAAAGAGTATGCAAAATTCGTGCTTATcgtctcattttattttagcgTATATTTGTTGAAGGATCTTGCCATGGGCACtagttaaggaattaaaagaggaatttttatttattagaaatcatatgAGAACGCAATTTTTATGCATCCTACTAAAAAACTTTTCCCTTTTACTTCCTTAACCAGTGCCCATGGCAAGATCCTACTCCTGAGGGCACTGATTGGCATTTCCTTTTATTGAATTAAATGGTTGATCTTATTAGACTATCCAGCTCCCTTCTTGTTTGTTGTGGCAAATTGATTGATCCAATATGTGTTTGTTTAGTGGCTGGTTATTTTGCGATCAAAAATACTACTTTTGGGGTGTGTTTTGGTAAACAATTTAACTAagtgcttattcaataagggcTTAATTGCTTATCATGTTAGCTCTTGTGTGTGAGTTTTTTCTATAATCAAAGAGGAAGTAAGGTcaaactgttttttttatataagttgtAAACTGGAGAACTTATTGAAATAAGCTGAAAACAGCTTATGGACATGTTATCATCTGTTTTCATAAGCTCTCTCAAACACACCAGTGCTTATGTCATAAGAAATGCATAGATAAGCTCTTCCGAATGCACCCTTAATTGAAAGTTTCCTAATAGAcattttgaaaaggaaaaaaaaaatgcaaaagctTTGCAAACTTGGTATTGATGATTGATTAACCTGTATTGTAGTGTTCTTTGTTCTACATGTTCCCCTTGTGCTATATGGTGTTTGAGGGCATGGAAGGAGTGTTTTGAGCATCTTCTGCAATTCTTTCTCTTCTGGAATGGATGATGCTTTTAACTTCCTTTGTTTTGATTCCATTGACGCTTGATGTTCTAGtcgcacattagtgaatatgCTTTTCataatgtttttagtttttaggttTATTAGTATCCTTTTGGCTTGAAAACTCACAAAACATCTACGGAACGGAGAACTTCAACATGGTCTGGGATTGTTAatgtattctattttttttggcaGTGTTTGAGCCCTACAAAGACAATAAGGTGGAGCTTCTTGGACCTAAGTTGTTATTCATTGCCCTTAATTTGGGCGGCTTGGCACTAGGTGTTTGGAAGGTAATATATGTAGTTATGTTGTGCCTCgtgattgttaatttgttatcatGATACttgtatttcaaaattttaaagtaaatgtGTGTATGTAACATTGTTGTTGTCAAACTCTTAAACTCTTACGTGTCTATGAATTATGATCCCTTGACACAAAAACAAGTTAAATTGCTTGTAAACTCTTATTTATATCATACAAGTTCAAGCAAACTGTAACAAATTTGGTAAACTCTCTGGTCTACTAGCAAGTTACAAGTCTAGATTTATACACGGTTTTGGCTAAAATGTATAGCTTTGGTGGATTTTGTTGGATACTTGGATTGAATTGCTTATGTTCTGCAATATATACGGGGTTTATGAAgctaattttatgttttcattattatttttattctgatTTGTTAAACTACAAAAAAATTCCAAATGCCTGGCTTAATATAATACTAATGTGGGTCAAGTGTTgagttatatttttactttgttaCTTACATTTGCTTTGTTATGGAGTTGGAATGTTtgatattaatatgaaattatggATATGCTATTGAATTATGTTTGAGTActagaatttgttttttaaataacatttttgaaGAATTATTTGAGTTTACTATGATTCCACAAGTTTATCTAAACTTTCAAGTTTGACAACCTTGACATTATGTGATTGTCATGTTCTGCAGCTCAATGCATTGGGGCTTCTTCCTACACACACATCAGACTGGGTCTCATCCTTGGCACCTGCTCAGGTttgatttgtgtttttaatacattaattgCATGTGATATTTGTTCTAGATCTTGTAATAGTTGAGTCCTCTTCGAATAATAGCTAAAAGTTAGACACACTATCTTGCTGGgtcaatggtttttttttttttttttacacagcaAAAATCGATATTGTATTAGAAATAAGATTCAGTACTAGGTCTACTGAAATACATAGCAAGAAAATACAAAGGCATTGATGAGCCAAACCCAACTAGAAAAGACCATACAAGGTTTATTTTGACTTAGCTTCAGTTATAACCTCGTTAGCAATCAGCACACCATGGAGGATGTGTCTCCCCTTCATAAAAGTTGTTTGCCTTTCATCAATGAGATGAGGCAACACAAGGGCCAGCCTTTTAGCCAGAACTTTGGCCACGATTTTATGGACACAACCTATGAGAGAGATGGGTCTATAATCATTAAGAGATTGAGGGTCATTGAGCTTGGGAATAAGGGCTAGGAACGATGCATTGCTTCCTTTTGGGAAAGTGCCATTGATGTAAAACTCATCCATGAACCTAATAAAATCAGGTTTCAAAATCTCCCAAAATTGCttgatgaaattgaaatttaagcCATCCGGACCAGGACTTTTGTCCCCACCACAATCCCACACAGCTGATTTAATCTCCAATTCAGAAAATCTAGCTACAAGACTTTCCTTCTCTCTTTGGCCAAGAGAAGGAAAATGAACCAGGGTTGGTCTATTAAAGTTCTCCTCAGAAAATCTGACCTTGAAATAATTTAGAGCTGCATTTTTAACACTGTTAGGCTCATGAACCCACACACGATCTATGAGCAGACCTTGGATAGCATTGTGTCTCCTTCTATGATTAATCAATCTATGAAAATAGTTAGAGTTGTTGTCCCCTTCTTTTAACCACTTCACTCTGGCCTTTTGTCTCAGCATAGATTCAAATGCATAAGCTGCATTCTAGAGCTGATCTTGAAGTGATTTCTTAAGCTTCACTTCATCTTGACTTTTCTAGCATTGATACCAGCCTCCAAAGCATTCAACTCCCTCTTTAAATTCTGGACTTTTCTAGCATTGATATCACCATTGGATAAACTCCACTGCCTTATGCAATCTTTAATGACCTTTAATTTCTACTTCAGAACAAAACCCCCCCATCCAGTGGGGTGATAATTGCCCCATTTGTGTTCCACCAATTTCTGGAAACCGTTATCCTTCAACCACCAATCCATGATTTTGAAAGGTTTAGGCCCCCAATCAATGATTCTAGACTTCAAAAGGATAGGACAATGATTAGAGAAGTCCCTTTCCAACACAAATTGGGTAGTGTCCGGCCATTGGGACAACCATTCATCAGATAAAAGAAACCTGTCCAATTTGCTCATAGCACTACCATTAGGTCTACACCAAGTGAATTTTCTCCCAATAAACCTAACCTCCTCTAAAGCCATATCTGAAATCCAGGAATTAAATTCAGATATGGTAGAGGAGCTACCCACTGTCTGAGATGAACTCAATCTCTCATCTTGGTGTCTTATAGAATTGAAATCACCCAAGATACACCACAGGCCTTCATGATAAGTTGTTTTCAGCTGCAGGAGCTCATCCCACTACTCTCTCTTCCCTTGTAAATCACAGGGAGCATAAACATTAGTGATAAAGACCCTCTTGTTCTCTTTAGTCCGCATACCTTCCAACATTATGAATCCTCTCCCCACTACCCTCCTTTCTACTACAAAAGAGTCATTATTCCAAATACACAAAAGACCACCAGCTGCATTAGATGAAGGTACACTCTCCCAAGTGACACTGCTATCACCCCACAGATACTGACATAACTTTTTATCTATGGACTCCTTTTTAGTTTCTTGAATGCAAAGGATGTCAATTTTGTTGGCCAAGGTCAGCTTCCTGATGGCTGACCACTTGACTCCACTACCCAGCCCTCTAGAGTTGTAGGACAAAATATTCATGAGTCATTTTGTTCCTTTCCCATCACAGCTGCTGATGCTGATGGTTTGTCTCTCTGATCCATTTCATTCATCATCTTTACCATGTTGATTTTGTTCTCTGCAAAGGACACTCCCAAGTCTCTGGCTAATCCCCAATGAACATCCTCCTCAGCCCCCATATTTACTTTATTGAAGCTGCTTGAAAGGATAGGACTGTGTTGAAGCTGGACCTGTTTTGGAGTCATTGTGCCTGTGTCTGATCCATGAAGAACAGCACCAGCCCTGTGGTCTATGAAATTATCCCCGAAGTCCAATTTCCTTGGCTTGACCTCATCCCTACTCTCATGTAAATTTGGGTCTAAATTTGTTTGGGCCATGGAAAGCCCTGCTACAGCCTCCTTTCTCCTGACATAGACTTTCAAAGCAGAGTAATTTTTCTCACCCTTTGTAATTGGGCCGTTGGTATCCAAGCCCATATTCTGATCCATCCCATCCTCCACCAAACTCTGATATTTCTTTCCTGAGTCCCTTTTGGTTGTACCCATAAGGTTTGAAACCTGGTTGACCACTGAATGGGTCTCGAGACTATTGTCTGCAGGTTCATCCTGCATAGCCCAAAGGTTACTCCCTTTTTCTGAGACAGCTTCCCCCCTTTCTGCAACCCCTTTTTCTTTAAATCTCTCCTGCTGTTGGCTAGGGCAGATATCCCTAGGGTCAGCCATTCCTTTTCCATGCAAGTCCAGGCATAGGGGACCGTTGCAAGCCTCCTGACACAAGCCATCAGGTGTCAGGCCTACAGGAGCAGACGGAAACACGCAATAGTGGCGAGACGAAATGTCATCGCCTGTCGGGGACCGGGGACTCCTTATCCATGCGCCAGAGGTTGATAGCATTGGCCCTCTGTCGTCGACGGCTCTCCACCTGGCCGGGCATGGACCAATGGGTGGAGTATCCGCCAACAGTGTTGTAGGAGAGGCGGTTGGTCAATCCTCCGACGGGGACGCAGGTGTTTGGCTCTTCGTCCGATTCCTCCAGGGCTGTAGTGAACGACGATTGCGGGAATCTCTCGGCTTCCGCCAAACTCGACCTTCTTCCCCATCCGAACGACATCTCCTCCCTCATTTCCAATTGGTGTTGTGTTCCGTCCACTATGGCTATCACCGATCAAGCTATGTTTGGTTTCTCCGTCGTGCGAACTAACACCCGCGACATCTACCCGCGATCTATCCTCCGTCACTTCGTCGAGCTCGATAAGCTCTCCACAGCCCGATACCATGGTCGCAAAATGCTCTACATCCCATGCCTTCAAGGGTACGCCCCAAATGTAGATCCAAGTTAGGCGATATGAAGGCTTCATCTCTGGCGACCATCTCTAGAGTGAAATGAAAGGGGTCCCTCCGCTTACTTGTTCTCGATGATTAATCTTGTGTGCTTTGTCCTCATCCATCTCGTGGAAAATGACCATATCATCGCCCCAATATGTCATTTTCACCTCCATTCCAACCACCCTCTCAAACATTCCTTTGTTTTTTAAACGACCCACCCATACATTGTCTAACCATTTTGTTTTCTCCTTTGCTGTCTAAATAATTATTGGCACTACTTTAGCTTCTGAGACATCCTTCCCAATTGTTGGCACATTAGACTCCTTCCCAATTGTTGGCACATTAGACTCCTTCCCTTCCTTCATTTGGTTGTGCTTCACCACTTCCACATACGATTTTAGCCTGGTAGATGGGATATTTTTGTGCCTCATTTGTTCGGACTCCATAGATTCCATGAATTTGGTCCCTGCTCTGTTATATGCTCTTGCTTGAGTCGTGACTTCCTTGTTGCCTTCCCCTCTGGAATTTTGGTTTGTTGACGAACAGCTTCATACCCTCTATGTATATGTTATTATCAAGTCGTCTCTCCAATCTATCTTCATCCTCTACCCCTTTGAAACGAACAAAACCATATTTGTGGCCTTGTTTGTTCTTCGTTTTAGGTATGAATACCTCCCACACCTTTTTCCATTCCTGGAATATCTTCCAGAGATCTTTTTCACATACGTAATCTGGGAAATGAGAGAAATAGAAGGAAGTTATGTTCGGTCTACTCCTTCATGTTGATGATCTGTGCATTCCTCTGGTTGTGTCTTGATGAGAGTCGTTCTGTCTGTATTGTCCCGCTCCATGTGCAATGTTTGCCTCTGCTCGAGCCTTCCTCCTGCCACCCACTTGAATCCATTGTCCCTCCTAATGTTTGGTGTCATTACCCCTTTGATTATCTTCCTCTTTGTAGTTATCTCTTTCAGCATTCGTATATTTCCTTCTCCCCCTTCCTCCCTCACTCTGTCTGTGTCTGTCCCTAATATTGTCTCTCCCTCTCTGCTGATCTCTGTATCTTGGGCGGCCTCTCTCCCTCTCAGTCTCTCTCCcactctctctcactctctctgtctctctgtatttctctctctctctctgtctctcatttctctctctctgtctctctgtaTTTCATTAGAATTCTCTCTTGGAGTAGTTAATGTATGAAAGCTACCATTTTGGTGTTTATTAGGAGCCCATTTCTTTCTTGCTGGGCCAATGGTATTAGGACAAAAACCTTGTGGTTATATTCTCCCAGGTTGCAGCTACATGCTTTATAAGTctgaatttaatttgataaataatcaTCATATTGTCATTATCTCATCTTGTAAAATTGATGGTGTacaatgtttttaaattatgtgcaaaataatcaattttggcATTCTGAAGatgttctttaatgatgaattCCATATCACAAAGCTTTTGGTATTGACAACCTGAAGTTCAAGTGGGGATTCTATTCTATTAATCCTTATTTCTTGTAAAGCTGTAGCAcccttttctttgtttattttcatattcttcCCATGATGAAGTCAATAAtctgtaattttgattttagcGCTGCAGCTTACAACTATTATTGCTACTGCTGCTTACAACCTGTAAATATAGTCCCTTTCATACCTTTCAATTCTATAAGATGGAACTAGTCTTCTTGTCCTTGTATTTTCTCTATACTTAGGTCTCAAATTTAGATTCCTCGTCTTCCTACCCACTGCATTGAATGGTTAGAGTTTGGGCTACAATACTTTTAGTTTTAGAgtcataaaagaaaattaacaatGATTTATGTTGCGAGACTGTACATTTGAAATTGCATGCCTATTGATAAtacaaatttaatcatttttcctTTATTGAACTGCAACTGGCATCAGAGGTGGCAAAAGAATGCTTGCAAGTCATTCTATGATATTGATATTGTAGTATATATAGAAGGTCCATAGTTATACAATGTGTAAAAGCAACATACATAGTATAATAAAGAGGTAGTGCAAAGCTGTTAGATTCTAGTCAAAACACGAAACATGCGCTTTAAATTTGCTTTGTAATGTAAACAAGATAGTGCAAAaggttgattttgaaaataaatcttGAACTgatttttagaaagaaaaaaaaaaagaaggatctATAACTGGTTGATGTGTCTCCTAATTTTAGTCAATTTAAAGATCTGATGATTAGTTGTCATTTTCATGATTACGATACCATAATGCCTTTAGTTCCCTTGCTCTATATGCTCATAACCTTACTTTTTTCTTATCTTCAGGAGGTGGAGTTTTCAGGTGGCGGTGTAAATTTGGGTTGATTTGCGAGTTCTTTTCATGCCCAGCTTGTCTTGGAGGGAATTTAAGTAAACAAGGATTGGGATTCAGGCTTGGTGGTTAACATTATGTTCTAATGGTTGTGATGGCCCACGACGTGAAGCATAACTGGTTTCTGATTTCGAAAAATGTTATCAATGATTGCAGTCATCAAAATTGGACTGGGTTTGTAGTATTAGATTCAGGGTGCTCCGAATAATTTagagttttctatttttttaggatTCTTATATTTGCACGTTACaattttcctatattttttATCGGGTTTGATATAAAGGATAATGATGTACAAGAATTTCCCTTGTATTTATGAAGCATTAgctattaatttcttttatatgctTAAGTTGATTCTCCTTTACTGCCTGCATGTATAGTGGTATATCTATCTGTTATTCTGTGCCCTTGTAACTAATTAACCTACTTGATGCAGGAAGTTCCAGGAATTATGCAGTATGCAGTAATGTTAGTTGGTAGATAGTAAATTATAATTACTTAATTAGTGAAGTTGTTAAGAATTCTGTCAAAAGCTTAATGTTGCTGTACCATGATGAAAATATTCTTCAAAGTGGTTTTTAATTTTAGCTAAGTAAATGTGAGACTTGATGGTTGCGGATATGCCTCGTTCTTggatattataaataatcattggATACCATACGAACAAGCTGTAACCAAATTCCATTTTGCTCCTAATATGATCTGACATGGTTGgtagataattttattctttaaatatgTGGTTATGGATTTGATTTCTAATTTGTACGTatgaaaaaacatttattaagaGAACTTAACtccttaaatgaattttaatatcttaaaaaattagtCATTAACTCTTAGTTAAGAGATACCTTAGTTCACACAAAAGAATTTCACTGTCTGTCGTACATTTCTTCTAAGCTCTTAATTCTTCTCTATATTTTGAGTACGTCAGAGATGTTCTTAGAGAGAGTGTGTATTAGTGAAGAAGTGTATTTGGGAATTGAACTCTTAGTGGTCTATTCATCTTAATGTGTTCTTTTTCTATATTCTTTAGTAAATTATGTCATCATCTATAGTAAGCCACATACaatctatctttctttttttaacaataGTACTGTGTTGACATCTGGTACCCCATTTCCCTTGTTTTACAACAATATGCAATTGCTCCATAATGTTACTTTTTCAGCTGAAGAGAGATTTGATGATGTTGAATCAAGGTTAGTTGagagttaattaatattttaccgAACTTTATAGCTTTCATATTGGAGCTCGATCAAACCGAGCGAGTGATACAAAACCTAAAGGATCCCAGTAACAGCATTTCATTTTGaagtacttttttatttttattttcaaaagttttaaGCATagctttaatttatgttttgaagAACGGAAAAACATGAGAAAatagtttttcattttaaattgacatgattattaaaacttaataaaaatgaattaagaattatttaaaCGCTACATGATAAGTACGTACTCTTTTTTATTGAGTAAACAC
Protein-coding sequences here:
- the LOC100806417 gene encoding ER membrane protein complex subunit 4, producing the protein MEKGKGVMGSGGRRWGVDFSDNSTSRDIPDPPGFSRASLDQDDSTLSRQKKDAESNWKAQKAWEVAQAPMKNLLMMGFMMWMAGSTVHLFSIGITFSALWQPISALQSVGKMFEPYKDNKVELLGPKLLFIALNLGGLALGVWKLNALGLLPTHTSDWVSSLAPAQEVEFSGGGVNLG